AATTATTAGTTTTTTATACTTTATTCCTTTTTCGAATAAATAATACATGCCAAAAAAGCCTAATATGTACATGAAGGGTAGATGGGGTAATGAATAACGTAATTTAAAAGTACTGTCAATGATGATCAACCCCAGGGTTTCTAGTAACGTAAAAGAAACGATAGGTAAAAGGTGATGATGACTATCCCTGAATACATAAAACAGCCCGATGATGGCAAAGAAAGAAATGGCCATTTTCAGGATTAAAGAGGCGCCAAAAACAGAAACATCCGACAATCTTTTCCTGGCGTGTGGTATGAGTGTGGGGAGCGGACCAATAACTCCTGAAACAACGACAATGGGAAGACTAATCTTGGATGCTTGTTCCTCTCCTTTATAGACGGTTGCATTTTGGCGGTTAAAATTCACGATTTTTAATGGTTCTCTGAAAATAAATATGACTGATAGCACACTGAGGAATAATACGGAGGCCACCAGTATTTTTTTTAGATTCAGCCCATTGCGAAAGAGCATTCCTCCAAGTGCGGCTATGAACAAGAAAAGTGCTACTTCTATTCTAAAAAAGCCCAACATCAAGCCGCTGCATAGCATAAGGAAAAGGAACACCTTACGATTATTCAACGAGAATTGAAGCATGAAGTAAAAGAACACCAGAATGAAAAACAACATCACTGGTTCTTTTAACCCAGAGATCAAAAACCAAATGTTAAAGGAGGATATGGAAAAACAAAGGGCCGCAAAAATAGCGTACCTCTTTAGCATGAATTTGTGACTAATCTTAAAAATCAGAAAAGTATTTAACAGGTTCACTAGTAAGTTCACAAACTTTACAAAAAGCGGAGAATCGATTATTTTATAGAGATTAGCCACATAAAAAATCATACCCATATCATCCAGACCATACTTGGTTTCGGACATTAGCTCGTTAATTCCCATAAACACATTGTCCTTGGAAACTTGTCTTCCTGCCTGATCATAAAATGGTGCATCGCTAGGAACATATTGGAATAGTAAATCTGTATGTTGATTAATTGAAAACACGTAGATGCAACCTGCCGTGAAAGGAACTACAAAAGAGAAGAATAAGAGGTGTCGGACCCGGATATTTTTCCTCGAGAGCAGAAATAAGACCACCATTGTGAAAGCCAAAATATATCCAAGGTTGATCACGAATACATCCCAAAACTCAAGGTAGCGATCGAAAAAAGCGACACCTAAAATCAAGACGATCAGAATGGTAGACAGGATATAAATCACAAAAATCCGTTTCATGATAATGCTTTAGTGGTATCCTAATTCTGACAAGTTTCGATTCAAAGATTTAGCTAATCGCTCGTTATCTTCACTGAATAAAGCAGAGATTCTCTCATGTTGCTCATTAGTAAGGATTAACTTATCGCCAGGAAATATACTGTCAAATAACCTGATGACACGAACAAGGGAAACGTAGATCAACTTTGGTATTCTTGTTCGAACTTGATCAATTTTAGGTTGTTTTGATCGGATCAACAGACTGTTCAATATTCTAACCCAGTTTAGTGCTCTTTTAGATAGCCCTTTGCGTCGAGACCTGAATTTTGCTGGTTTATAGGTGAAAGTTAAGCCCGTGAATTGATTTAGCTCTTCAACGATTTCAGCACCACGCTTGTTGATTTCTTCGTAAATCAGAACTTTCACATTTTGTTCTTCAAATGAGTCATTAAGTGCGCACTGAATACGATGGTAGCGATTATCGAAATAATTCTCATCACCTTCAATCATTGCATCTAAAAATTCCTGAAAATGCAGTTTACCCCCACTTCCGACAATAAATTGTGAATACCTGGATACAATGAGGTGGTACTGATTCCGAATAACAAGGATCACCTTGGGATGTTCTGAACGATCGATTATTCTGGTGAAAACTTTTGGGAGTGCACTAAATCTTGTAACGCGTACACGATGTAAAATGGGATGCCACTCCGGTAGAATAATATGTTCATCACTTTCTAATCTAATCAAACCCAATTCTGCGCCCCTCTGTCCTTCCTTAGGTTCTTCAACATCAAACTTTCCAGACTTGTAACAATAGTCAACATCATTGACCTCCTGAAAAATAGACTGCAAGTATGTGGAGGCAGATTTTGAAAATCCGATATGTACAATTTCAGGTTTCATTGAATAATTATTCCAAAGTTTTCCCATTTATGGGTCCCTAAAAAACTTGTGTAAGCAAACCTTTTTTCATTCAACTGCTCCAGGCAAAAATTTAGGTTTTCAAAATTCTCAGACAATGTCAAACCTATTTCATACTCTTCCATTACTCTAGGTAGTACACCGATGTTCATCGTGATGGTAGGAGTACTGGTACTTACTGCAGTGTAAACGCTGTATGGCATAGACCAATCATCATAACCGGTCCAATAAAAATCAATGTGATGTGCTAACTCCGATAAATCAAGCGACACTAAACTGTTCACGAAGAAAATCTCAGGGGCCGAAACCAAAAATTGATGTAATTCCTGGTTTTCAATTTCTCTTAAATCTGAAACGACTAAAAGTTTGAGGTTTTTGCCTTGTTTTTTAGCCGCTTCAATTAGTTTAGGAATGTTCTCCAAATATTTTTTCTTTTCTAAAACTGATCCGGCGCAAAACCCTAAATATCCATTTTGAGGTCGAAATGACTTTATGCTCGTGAGCAAATCTGTCCATGATAGGGATCTAAAGGCATTTGGACCATTGAGCATCTTCTTTTCACCAGCCTCTTTAGTGGAATGAATCGAAACGTTTCTTTCATACTCACCAAAGCTTATGGGTAAGATTTCACCCCTAAAGTCATGAAATTTCTCCTTTGCATACTTTACCAAAATAGGGTCAAGTACCAGAATCTTCCGGGCATCACGTATCGTTAACTTCCTCCGAATTCTCAGTATTGCTGGGAAGTTCTCATGAGACTCGCGATTAATGTTGTGACATACCCAATAAAATTTAATACCCCTAAGTTTTAAGTAGAACAGTAGGCATATTTCTGTACACAAGAGTAGGATACTTTTGAGTAGACTCGGGTAATCATTCAAGTACCGTTGAATTACGACAACTTCTCTTGCTTTTAGCTTGATTGTTTTTTTGAAAACCTTCAGGCCAAAGGAAATTCTGGATCCCTTAATCAAATGTATATTGACACCTTCCGGGGCAGCCTCTTTCCATTTTTTGGCCTTGAAATCATTTCCTCGAATCAGATAAAGCATGTGCTTAGGTTACCATTTTGATTGAATATATAACTTCGACTCAATGGCAAACAACAGGCAAAAACCCAGGAAAAACCCTATAAATACCGAAAGGAATAATGATTTTATGATATTGGGGGAAGCCGGTTTTCTCGGGAGAATAACTGGCTGTATGGTTGTAAAAACAGGTTTTACCTCTTGAAGTTCTATTTTTTTATTTTCGAGTTGAGCAGCTATCTGATTGTATAGGGAATAGGCAAGC
This DNA window, taken from Cytophagales bacterium, encodes the following:
- a CDS encoding sulfotransferase domain-containing protein, which gives rise to MGKLWNNYSMKPEIVHIGFSKSASTYLQSIFQEVNDVDYCYKSGKFDVEEPKEGQRGAELGLIRLESDEHIILPEWHPILHRVRVTRFSALPKVFTRIIDRSEHPKVILVIRNQYHLIVSRYSQFIVGSGGKLHFQEFLDAMIEGDENYFDNRYHRIQCALNDSFEEQNVKVLIYEEINKRGAEIVEELNQFTGLTFTYKPAKFRSRRKGLSKRALNWVRILNSLLIRSKQPKIDQVRTRIPKLIYVSLVRVIRLFDSIFPGDKLILTNEQHERISALFSEDNERLAKSLNRNLSELGYH